A genomic region of Christiangramia sp. OXR-203 contains the following coding sequences:
- a CDS encoding serine hydrolase — MKKIFKLLLYIALFIVVLSIGLYLTGYGYILRAVQTTYLNGHKTAFIDDHPYFENAIIENGEDIQEWPLAKDYNSIKATRSLDSLHKELETAAFLIIQNDSLVYENYYQAYGAASQTNSFSMAKSVVTLLMYKAIQDGYLENIEQPVENFFPQFDKKLKIGDLSSMASGLNWDENYYNPFASTARAYFGKDIREQVLDLKVVKNPGEKFEYLSGNTQLLAMVIEKATGKTLSNYLSESFWKPMGMKDNALWQLDSKESAMEKAYCCIATNARNFGKFGKLLLNNGHWNGEQLLDSAYIEQLSKPRFEDSPYYGYGFWLSDYNGKDIYYMRGILGQYVIIIPEDRLVIVRLGEKLIRKDDDKHYEDFYRYIDETYKMIGNRKQ; from the coding sequence ATGAAAAAGATTTTCAAGCTCCTCCTTTATATCGCATTATTTATCGTTGTTCTATCCATAGGCCTCTATTTGACAGGTTATGGATATATTTTGCGTGCAGTACAAACCACTTATTTGAACGGACACAAAACTGCTTTTATCGATGATCATCCCTACTTTGAAAACGCCATTATAGAAAATGGTGAAGACATTCAGGAATGGCCGCTGGCAAAAGATTATAATAGTATCAAAGCAACCAGAAGTCTGGATAGTCTGCACAAAGAACTGGAGACCGCGGCATTTTTGATCATTCAAAATGATAGCCTGGTCTATGAAAATTATTATCAGGCATATGGTGCTGCGAGCCAGACGAATTCTTTTTCCATGGCTAAAAGTGTGGTTACCTTACTTATGTACAAGGCAATTCAGGATGGATACCTTGAAAATATTGAGCAGCCTGTAGAAAACTTTTTTCCTCAATTTGACAAGAAACTTAAAATTGGAGATCTTTCCTCAATGGCTTCCGGGCTAAACTGGGATGAAAATTATTACAATCCATTTGCATCAACTGCCCGTGCCTACTTTGGGAAAGATATTCGGGAGCAGGTTTTGGATTTGAAAGTAGTCAAAAATCCAGGAGAGAAATTTGAATATCTAAGCGGGAATACACAATTGCTCGCTATGGTCATTGAAAAAGCTACCGGCAAAACACTAAGTAATTACCTGAGTGAAAGTTTCTGGAAACCAATGGGAATGAAGGATAATGCGCTCTGGCAACTGGACAGTAAAGAATCTGCCATGGAGAAAGCATATTGCTGTATCGCTACCAATGCGAGAAACTTTGGGAAATTTGGAAAATTATTACTAAATAACGGCCACTGGAATGGCGAGCAACTATTGGATTCTGCCTATATCGAACAGCTTTCTAAACCCAGGTTCGAAGATTCACCATACTACGGCTACGGCTTCTGGCTAAGCGATTATAATGGAAAAGATATCTATTATATGCGGGGTATTTTAGGACAGTATGTGATCATAATTCCTGAAGATAGGCTAGTAATCGTGAGGCTGGGTGAAAAGCTCATTCGCAAAGATGATGATAAACATTATGAAGATTTCTATCGCTATATAGACGAGACCTACAAGATGATCGGGAATCGTAAACAGTGA
- a CDS encoding CoA transferase subunit A has protein sequence MIIKTVDSVQKATEGVEDGMTFMLGGFGLCGIPENAISELVRLNIKNLTCISNNAGVDDFGLGQLLHKKQIDKMVSSYVGENAIFEKQMLSGELDVELIPQGTLAARCQAAQQGFPAIYTPAGYGTEVAEGKETREFDGKMYVLEEAFKADFAFVKAWKGDRAGNLIFKGTARNFNPVMCGAAKITVAEVEELVEPGELDPNHIHIPGIFVQRIFQGKDYEKRIEQRTVRQKD, from the coding sequence ATGATCATAAAAACGGTTGATAGCGTACAGAAGGCTACAGAAGGTGTAGAAGACGGAATGACTTTTATGCTAGGTGGTTTTGGACTCTGCGGAATTCCGGAGAACGCCATTTCTGAACTGGTACGCCTTAATATTAAAAATCTAACCTGTATTTCTAATAATGCGGGTGTAGATGATTTTGGACTTGGGCAATTACTTCACAAGAAACAGATCGATAAAATGGTCTCCTCATATGTAGGAGAAAATGCTATTTTCGAAAAACAAATGCTCAGCGGTGAACTTGATGTGGAATTAATTCCGCAGGGCACGCTTGCAGCAAGATGTCAGGCAGCACAACAAGGTTTTCCTGCGATCTATACACCAGCAGGTTATGGAACTGAAGTTGCAGAAGGTAAGGAAACCAGAGAGTTTGATGGAAAAATGTACGTACTTGAGGAAGCTTTCAAGGCAGATTTCGCTTTCGTAAAAGCCTGGAAAGGGGATAGAGCTGGGAACCTTATTTTTAAAGGAACAGCCAGAAACTTTAATCCGGTTATGTGTGGTGCGGCGAAGATTACCGTAGCTGAGGTGGAAGAACTTGTCGAGCCTGGAGAACTGGATCCTAACCATATCCATATTCCTGGAATTTTTGTACAAAGAATTTTCCAGGGAAAGGATTACGAGAAGAGAATTGAACAACGTACGGTTAGACAAAAAGATTAA
- a CDS encoding methylated-DNA--[protein]-cysteine S-methyltransferase, with amino-acid sequence MKQVSIRTPLGIATITGDENGVQEIKVDDSTDESSETPEILQTAILQLQEYFSGRRQQFDLKLNPKGTDFQKKVWEELRNIPYGTTISYLELSRKLGDEKAIRAVASANGKNPLWIVVPCHRVIGSDGSLTGYAGGLHRKKWLLDLENPPLQQSLF; translated from the coding sequence ATGAAACAGGTAAGCATTAGAACACCACTTGGTATCGCAACGATCACAGGAGATGAAAATGGAGTTCAGGAAATAAAAGTTGATGATTCTACCGATGAATCTTCCGAAACACCTGAAATCCTTCAGACAGCAATTTTACAACTTCAGGAGTATTTTTCAGGACGAAGACAGCAATTTGATCTAAAACTGAATCCGAAGGGAACCGACTTTCAGAAGAAAGTTTGGGAAGAACTCAGAAATATACCCTATGGAACTACAATATCATATCTTGAACTATCCCGTAAACTAGGCGATGAGAAAGCAATTAGAGCCGTGGCCTCTGCAAATGGAAAGAATCCGCTCTGGATCGTTGTTCCCTGTCATCGCGTAATTGGAAGTGATGGTTCTCTCACTGGTTACGCTGGCGGTTTGCATCGTAAGAAATGGTTGCTGGATCTGGAAAACCCACCTTTACAGCAAAGTCTGTTCTAA
- a CDS encoding regulatory iron-sulfur-containing complex subunit RicT has product MACTSCSTGKDGQPKGCKNNGTCGTDSCNKLSVFDWLSNMSLPGGVEPFNIVEVRFKNGRKHFYRNTENLSLSIGDVVATEASPGHDVGQVSLTGELVRVQMKKKKVAQDSEEVLKIYRKASQRDIDVWQEGREREEKIKQRSRQIAIRLNLSMKISDIEFQGDGSKATFYYTAEDRVDFRQLIKEFAREFNTRIEMKQIGLRQEAARLGGIGSCGRELCCSTWLTDFRSVSTSAARYQQLSLNPQKLAGQCGKLKCCLNYELDTYLEALKSFPKTDVKLKTKKGTAVCQKIDIFKGALWYAYEGEWMNWHQLSPEQANKIVALNKKGEAATSLEEYETEVILSEEKSKGFNNSGGEDSLTRFDKPKQQQSKKRNKKRKKRKPNPTKSKNA; this is encoded by the coding sequence ATGGCTTGCACAAGTTGCTCGACCGGCAAAGACGGTCAGCCGAAAGGATGTAAGAACAACGGAACCTGTGGAACAGACAGTTGCAATAAACTGAGCGTTTTCGACTGGCTTTCAAATATGTCTCTTCCGGGAGGCGTGGAACCTTTTAATATCGTAGAAGTACGTTTCAAAAACGGCCGTAAACACTTTTATAGAAATACTGAAAATCTAAGTCTTAGTATTGGCGATGTAGTTGCTACGGAAGCCAGTCCGGGTCACGATGTAGGACAGGTTAGTCTTACCGGTGAGCTCGTTCGCGTACAGATGAAGAAGAAAAAAGTTGCGCAGGATTCCGAAGAAGTTCTGAAAATCTACCGTAAAGCTTCTCAAAGAGATATCGATGTCTGGCAGGAAGGAAGAGAGCGTGAGGAAAAGATCAAACAACGATCAAGACAGATCGCTATCAGGCTAAATCTTAGCATGAAAATTAGCGATATCGAGTTCCAGGGAGATGGTTCCAAAGCTACTTTTTACTACACTGCGGAAGATCGTGTGGATTTCAGACAATTGATTAAGGAATTTGCACGGGAATTCAATACCCGTATTGAAATGAAGCAGATCGGGCTTCGACAGGAAGCAGCCAGACTAGGAGGAATTGGTTCCTGTGGACGTGAACTATGTTGTTCTACCTGGCTTACAGACTTTAGATCTGTTAGCACTTCAGCAGCGAGATATCAGCAATTATCCCTTAATCCTCAAAAACTTGCAGGACAATGTGGGAAATTGAAATGCTGCCTGAACTATGAATTGGATACTTATCTGGAAGCACTAAAATCTTTTCCAAAAACCGACGTTAAGTTAAAGACCAAGAAAGGAACTGCCGTATGTCAAAAAATTGACATTTTTAAAGGTGCTCTTTGGTATGCTTATGAAGGAGAATGGATGAACTGGCACCAGTTGAGTCCGGAACAGGCCAATAAGATCGTAGCACTGAACAAAAAAGGTGAAGCAGCTACAAGCCTGGAAGAATATGAAACAGAAGTGATCCTGAGCGAAGAAAAATCGAAAGGATTCAATAATTCAGGAGGTGAAGATAGTCTTACGCGTTTTGATAAACCAAAACAGCAACAAAGTAAGAAACGAAATAAGAAAAGAAAGAAACGCAAACCAAACCCTACAAAGTCTAAGAATGCGTAA
- a CDS encoding gliding motility lipoprotein GldH: MRKVFCLLIFFSALVVGCDEKRVFDEYQAVQKWHKDSLVTFELEELDSTKVYDLFINVRNNNQYAYSNLFLITEIRFPQGKVISDTLEYEMAQPDGKWLGEGYGDIKESKLWYKEDVKFEESGNYKVSIQQAMRKNGDVDGIEELEGITDIGFRIEMNDN; encoded by the coding sequence ATGCGTAAAGTTTTTTGCCTATTAATTTTTTTTTCAGCACTTGTAGTTGGCTGTGATGAAAAACGGGTTTTTGATGAATACCAGGCGGTACAGAAATGGCATAAAGATTCACTGGTCACCTTTGAACTGGAGGAACTGGACTCTACAAAGGTGTATGATCTTTTTATCAATGTGCGGAACAATAACCAGTACGCTTACAGTAATTTGTTTTTAATAACTGAAATCAGGTTCCCGCAGGGAAAGGTGATTAGCGATACTCTCGAGTATGAAATGGCTCAGCCAGATGGGAAATGGCTAGGTGAAGGTTATGGAGATATCAAGGAAAGTAAACTCTGGTATAAGGAAGATGTGAAATTTGAAGAATCGGGTAATTATAAAGTGAGCATACAACAGGCGATGCGCAAGAATGGTGATGTGGACGGAATCGAAGAACTGGAAGGAATTACCGATATAGGATTCAGAATTGAAATGAACGACAATTAA
- a CDS encoding CNNM domain-containing protein yields the protein MGLLIIFAVLSIFFSFMCSILEATLLSITPSYIKIRKKEGKSYAKDLANLKKDIDKPLIAILTINTIAHTVGAILVGVQAEKTFGDGGNSVMIVSALMTLAILVLSEIIPKTIGATYWQSLGNFTAKALNIMIFPLKYTGILWLMMLTTKLIGKSAHVSTMSREEFAAITDAAEEEGVFEESETTVIKNLLVFKSIEAKDVMTPFSVAIVEDESMSLSDFYSNHKNLKFSRIPVYKEKSNNVSGFILKDDVLEAMIDEHGEQPLSNIKRDILVTNDNTPIPELFEIFVEKRAHISMIVDQFGNTTGIVTMEDIIETLLGLEIMDESDSVEDMQVLARKNWERRAKRLGLIQRKQDQETSSTSDNSDEPDVDETGKH from the coding sequence ATGGGATTACTGATCATTTTTGCCGTATTATCAATATTTTTCTCCTTTATGTGCTCCATTCTGGAAGCCACATTACTAAGTATTACACCATCATATATAAAAATTAGGAAAAAGGAAGGAAAGAGTTACGCTAAAGATCTGGCAAATCTAAAGAAGGATATAGATAAGCCGCTTATCGCAATTCTTACCATAAATACCATTGCACATACCGTGGGAGCTATTCTTGTGGGTGTTCAGGCTGAAAAGACTTTTGGTGATGGCGGAAATTCTGTGATGATCGTTTCAGCGCTCATGACCCTGGCCATTCTTGTACTTTCTGAAATTATTCCGAAGACCATTGGAGCTACCTACTGGCAATCATTAGGTAATTTCACCGCCAAAGCACTTAATATCATGATCTTCCCACTTAAGTACACGGGAATTTTGTGGCTAATGATGCTTACTACAAAATTGATCGGAAAATCTGCGCATGTAAGTACGATGAGCCGTGAAGAATTCGCTGCAATCACCGATGCTGCAGAAGAAGAAGGTGTTTTTGAGGAAAGCGAAACGACAGTTATCAAGAACTTACTCGTATTTAAATCTATTGAAGCTAAAGATGTGATGACCCCATTTTCAGTAGCGATCGTAGAGGACGAAAGTATGAGTCTAAGCGATTTCTATTCTAACCATAAGAACCTGAAATTCTCAAGAATCCCTGTCTATAAGGAGAAATCAAATAACGTTTCTGGATTTATTCTGAAAGATGATGTTCTTGAAGCGATGATCGATGAACATGGTGAGCAACCCTTAAGTAACATAAAAAGGGATATTCTGGTTACGAATGACAATACGCCTATTCCTGAATTGTTTGAGATCTTCGTTGAAAAACGCGCTCATATTTCCATGATCGTAGATCAATTTGGTAATACCACCGGAATTGTAACCATGGAAGATATTATCGAAACACTCTTAGGGCTGGAGATCATGGACGAAAGCGATAGTGTGGAAGACATGCAGGTACTTGCCAGAAAGAACTGGGAAAGACGCGCAAAACGCCTCGGACTCATCCAGAGAAAACAGGACCAGGAGACCTCTTCTACTTCAGATAATAGTGATGAACCTGATGTGGATGAAACAGGTAAGCATTAG
- a CDS encoding CoA transferase subunit B: MALDKNGIAQRIAKEVKDGYYVNLGIGIPTLVANFVRDDIQVEFQSENGILGMGRFPLDGEEDADLINAGKQTITARPGASFFDSATSFGMIRGKHVDLTILGAMEVAENGDIANWKIPGKMVKGMGGAMDLVASAENIIVAMMHTNKAGESKLLKRCSLPLTGVGCVTKIVTNLAVIEVTDNGFKLLETAPGVSVEDVQNATEGKLIVEGDIPEMQL, translated from the coding sequence ATGGCACTAGATAAAAACGGAATAGCACAACGAATTGCTAAAGAAGTAAAGGATGGGTATTATGTAAACCTTGGAATAGGAATTCCAACATTAGTGGCAAATTTTGTTCGCGATGATATTCAGGTAGAGTTCCAGAGTGAAAATGGAATACTTGGAATGGGTCGTTTTCCCCTGGATGGAGAAGAGGATGCTGATCTTATAAATGCCGGGAAACAGACGATCACTGCCAGACCCGGAGCAAGTTTCTTCGATTCTGCCACGAGTTTTGGTATGATTCGAGGGAAGCATGTAGATCTTACGATCCTTGGAGCTATGGAAGTAGCTGAGAACGGAGATATCGCCAACTGGAAAATTCCGGGGAAAATGGTCAAAGGAATGGGAGGAGCGATGGATCTGGTCGCTTCAGCAGAAAATATTATTGTGGCAATGATGCATACTAATAAGGCTGGAGAGTCTAAGTTGTTGAAGAGATGTTCTCTGCCGCTTACAGGCGTTGGTTGCGTTACTAAGATCGTAACTAACCTTGCGGTGATAGAAGTAACCGATAATGGCTTTAAATTGCTTGAAACGGCACCGGGTGTAAGTGTGGAAGACGTTCAAAATGCTACGGAAGGAAAACTCATCGTCGAAGGCGATATTCCTGAAATGCAGTTATAA
- the hemB gene encoding porphobilinogen synthase, with amino-acid sequence MLRRNRRLRTNESVRSLVRETFISPNDFLVPIFVVEGKQVKEEIASMPGYYRYSLDLLKQEIKELWSLGLKSVLLFVKVPDELKDNAGTEAINPDGLMQRAVKTVKDVAPEMVIMTDVALDPYSSYGHDGIVNDGKILNDDTTAILAEMALSHAKAGADFVAPSDMMDGRIFEMRTLLEDEGFHDTGIMSYSAKYASAFYGPFRDALDSAPGFGDKKTYQMDPANRDEAIKETLMDIEEGADIVMVKPGLCYLDIVRDIKNAVNVPVAVYQVSGEYAMIKAAAEKGWLDHDAVILEQLTAIKRAGANMIASYFAKDAVKLIS; translated from the coding sequence ATGCTTAGAAGAAACCGAAGACTACGTACGAACGAATCTGTAAGATCACTGGTTAGAGAAACTTTTATTTCTCCAAACGATTTCCTGGTGCCAATTTTCGTGGTAGAAGGAAAACAGGTTAAGGAAGAGATCGCTTCGATGCCAGGATATTATAGATATAGTCTTGATCTTTTAAAGCAGGAAATAAAAGAACTATGGAGCCTTGGTTTAAAGTCGGTTTTGCTATTTGTAAAGGTTCCGGATGAATTAAAAGACAATGCGGGTACTGAAGCTATAAATCCAGATGGATTGATGCAAAGAGCCGTGAAAACCGTGAAAGATGTAGCGCCAGAGATGGTTATCATGACAGATGTTGCCCTGGATCCATATTCCTCTTATGGCCACGATGGGATTGTAAATGATGGGAAGATCCTGAACGATGATACTACCGCGATCCTGGCAGAGATGGCTTTATCTCACGCTAAGGCAGGTGCAGATTTTGTAGCGCCCAGTGATATGATGGATGGCAGAATCTTTGAGATGAGAACTTTACTCGAGGATGAAGGTTTTCATGACACAGGCATTATGAGCTATTCTGCGAAATACGCTTCCGCGTTTTATGGCCCGTTTAGGGATGCTCTGGATTCTGCTCCAGGTTTTGGTGATAAGAAAACCTACCAGATGGATCCTGCCAATCGGGATGAAGCTATCAAGGAAACTTTGATGGATATCGAGGAGGGTGCAGATATCGTGATGGTGAAGCCGGGTCTGTGTTATCTGGACATTGTTCGTGACATTAAGAATGCTGTAAATGTACCTGTTGCCGTCTACCAGGTAAGTGGTGAATATGCCATGATCAAAGCTGCGGCAGAGAAAGGATGGCTGGACCACGACGCTGTGATCCTGGAACAGTTAACTGCTATTAAGCGTGCCGGAGCGAATATGATCGCCTCATATTTCGCAAAAGATGCCGTGAAATTAATTTCCTGA
- a CDS encoding rhodanese-related sulfurtransferase — protein sequence MQLYNKLSAKEREALLEEAGEDRLTLSFYAYAKIGNPELFRNHLFIAWDQMDVLGRIYVAHEGINAQLSVPARRFNEFKKFLDEIYFLENVRLNIAIEHDIKSFLKLKVKVRKKIVADGLNDDTFDVTNKGVHVDAARFNELINDPNTVLVDMRNHYESEIGHFQGAITPDVDTFRDSLDIIEEDLKDHKEDKNLVMYCTGGIRCEKASAYYKHKGFQNVYQLEGGIIEYTRQVDNQQLENKFIGKNFVFDHRRAERISEHVIAQCHQCGKACDTHVNCANEACHLLFIQCEECAEKMDNCCSIDCKEIHALPYEEQKALRKGKGASNKIFKKGRSEVLRYKQ from the coding sequence ATGCAACTGTACAATAAATTGAGCGCTAAGGAAAGAGAAGCACTATTAGAAGAAGCCGGTGAAGACAGGCTTACGCTCTCTTTCTATGCTTACGCAAAAATCGGAAACCCCGAACTTTTCAGAAATCATCTTTTTATCGCCTGGGACCAGATGGATGTTCTCGGTAGGATCTATGTGGCTCACGAAGGCATTAATGCCCAGCTTTCAGTTCCTGCCAGAAGGTTCAATGAATTCAAGAAATTTCTGGATGAAATCTATTTCCTGGAGAATGTTCGATTGAACATCGCCATAGAGCATGATATTAAATCCTTTCTAAAATTGAAGGTGAAAGTGCGTAAGAAGATCGTAGCAGATGGTCTTAATGATGATACTTTTGATGTAACCAATAAGGGTGTTCACGTAGATGCTGCGAGATTCAATGAACTAATAAATGATCCAAACACGGTGCTGGTAGATATGAGAAATCATTACGAGAGCGAAATTGGTCATTTTCAGGGAGCGATCACACCAGATGTGGATACCTTCCGGGATTCACTGGATATTATCGAAGAAGACCTAAAAGATCATAAGGAGGACAAGAATCTGGTGATGTACTGTACTGGAGGGATACGTTGTGAAAAAGCAAGTGCTTACTATAAACACAAAGGATTTCAGAATGTTTATCAACTTGAAGGCGGAATTATCGAATATACCCGTCAGGTAGATAATCAGCAACTGGAAAATAAGTTTATAGGTAAGAACTTTGTTTTTGATCATCGACGTGCCGAGCGAATTTCAGAGCATGTGATCGCACAGTGTCATCAATGCGGAAAAGCTTGCGATACGCATGTAAATTGTGCGAACGAAGCTTGTCATCTGCTATTTATTCAGTGTGAGGAATGTGCTGAAAAAATGGATAACTGTTGTTCTATAGATTGTAAAGAGATCCATGCCTTGCCTTATGAAGAACAGAAAGCATTGCGAAAAGGAAAAGGAGCCAGCAACAAGATCTTCAAAAAAGGAAGATCTGAAGTTTTGCGTTATAAGCAATAG
- a CDS encoding penicillin-binding protein 1A produces MAATTKKTKKPAHSNRKYIVGFWTLFGIGILAGILIFLFAGWGFFGKMPSFDELENPENNLATEIFSADGETLGKYYSENRTPIKYEDLPDHLVQALIATEDERFYQHAGIDAKGTARAAVYLGTRGGASTITQQLAKQLFTEDVAQNDVERVFQKVKEWVISTRLERQYTKEEIITMYFNKYDFIYQAVGIRSASKIYFDKEPSELKIEESAVLVGMLKNSALYNPMRRPELVKSRRNQVFEQMNRNGFISEQETDSLQKLPMKIEFTPEGHDEGMATYFRAYLQGFMKEWIEENPKPDGSEYSLYRDGLKIYTSIDSKMQEYAENAVTSHIANLQKSFDRQNEKNPTAPFRDITEDEVESSIQNAMRVSARWKKMKAQGKSDAEIKKSFKEKAEMRVFSWKGTIDTVMTPRDSILYYKAFLQAGMMSMVPQTGEVKAWVGGIDFKHFKYEHVKQGKRQVGSTFKPFVYATAIDQLKFSPCDTLPRSKFTIEAGKHGNMKDWAPRNSDNEYSGMLSLKQALARSVNTITARLIDKTGPGPVIDLLGKLGIDTENVPAVPSIALGTADISLFEMVSAYSTFANQGVYIKPVMVNRIEDKNGTVLYQNVPETRDVLSKEAAYVTVNLLEGVTQGGSGTRLRNTWGTTNAFYKDVMTGYPYDFKNPIAGKTGTTQNQSDGWFMGMVPDLVTGVWVGAEDRAVHFPGIQYGQGATMALPIWGMYMKDVYANPDLKVSKEAFERPENLSIATDCDSYNSDSSNDDSVPDELDF; encoded by the coding sequence ATGGCCGCTACTACCAAGAAAACAAAGAAACCAGCGCATAGTAATCGCAAGTATATCGTAGGTTTCTGGACATTATTCGGAATTGGAATTCTAGCCGGAATTCTAATTTTTCTTTTTGCAGGTTGGGGATTCTTCGGAAAGATGCCTTCTTTTGATGAACTCGAAAACCCTGAAAACAACCTTGCTACCGAGATCTTTTCCGCAGATGGAGAAACCCTTGGGAAATATTACAGTGAGAACAGAACCCCGATCAAATATGAAGATCTGCCAGATCATTTGGTACAGGCTTTAATCGCAACTGAAGATGAACGTTTTTATCAGCATGCAGGAATTGATGCGAAAGGAACCGCCAGAGCTGCGGTTTACCTGGGAACAAGAGGTGGTGCAAGTACTATTACTCAACAGTTAGCAAAACAATTATTTACTGAAGATGTTGCGCAAAATGATGTGGAACGGGTGTTTCAGAAAGTAAAGGAATGGGTAATTTCAACGAGACTGGAGCGACAGTATACGAAGGAAGAGATCATTACAATGTACTTCAATAAATACGATTTTATCTACCAGGCGGTGGGAATTCGTTCCGCTTCCAAGATCTATTTTGATAAGGAACCTTCAGAATTGAAAATAGAAGAGTCGGCAGTTTTAGTAGGAATGCTTAAGAACTCGGCACTTTACAACCCAATGCGAAGACCGGAACTGGTTAAATCCAGAAGAAACCAGGTTTTTGAGCAAATGAATCGTAACGGTTTTATTTCTGAACAGGAAACAGATTCTCTGCAGAAGTTACCAATGAAAATTGAATTTACGCCGGAAGGACATGATGAAGGAATGGCCACTTATTTTAGAGCTTACCTTCAGGGTTTCATGAAAGAATGGATCGAAGAAAATCCAAAACCTGATGGATCTGAGTACAGTTTATATCGCGACGGACTAAAGATCTACACCAGCATTGATTCTAAAATGCAGGAATATGCAGAGAATGCAGTTACCAGCCACATTGCTAACCTTCAGAAATCATTTGATCGCCAGAACGAAAAGAACCCAACAGCGCCTTTCCGCGATATTACAGAAGATGAGGTAGAGTCAAGTATTCAGAATGCAATGAGAGTTTCTGCACGCTGGAAGAAAATGAAAGCACAGGGAAAATCTGATGCTGAGATCAAGAAATCCTTCAAAGAGAAAGCGGAAATGAGAGTTTTTAGCTGGAAAGGAACTATCGATACAGTGATGACTCCGCGTGATTCAATCCTTTACTATAAAGCATTTTTGCAAGCAGGTATGATGTCTATGGTTCCTCAAACCGGCGAAGTAAAAGCCTGGGTAGGAGGAATTGACTTTAAGCATTTCAAATATGAGCACGTTAAGCAGGGGAAAAGGCAGGTAGGTTCTACCTTTAAGCCTTTTGTGTACGCAACTGCAATAGATCAGCTTAAATTTTCACCCTGTGATACCTTACCAAGATCTAAATTTACGATCGAGGCCGGTAAACATGGGAACATGAAAGACTGGGCACCCAGAAACAGTGATAATGAATATTCAGGAATGCTTTCGCTCAAACAGGCGCTGGCGAGATCTGTAAATACCATTACTGCGCGATTGATCGATAAAACCGGTCCAGGACCCGTGATCGATCTACTTGGAAAACTGGGTATTGATACTGAAAATGTTCCTGCAGTACCTTCGATCGCACTGGGAACAGCAGATATCAGTCTTTTTGAGATGGTTTCTGCATACAGCACTTTTGCGAACCAGGGAGTTTATATCAAACCAGTAATGGTAAATCGTATTGAAGATAAAAACGGAACTGTGCTTTATCAAAATGTTCCAGAAACCAGGGATGTTCTTAGCAAAGAAGCGGCTTACGTGACTGTAAACCTATTGGAGGGCGTAACTCAGGGAGGTTCAGGGACCAGACTCCGTAATACCTGGGGAACCACCAATGCATTTTATAAGGATGTGATGACCGGTTATCCTTACGATTTTAAAAATCCGATTGCAGGTAAAACAGGGACCACTCAAAACCAAAGTGATGGTTGGTTTATGGGAATGGTACCAGACCTTGTCACAGGAGTATGGGTTGGAGCAGAAGATCGCGCAGTGCATTTTCCAGGAATACAGTATGGTCAGGGAGCCACCATGGCACTACCAATCTGGGGAATGTATATGAAAGACGTATATGCAAATCCAGATCTTAAAGTTTCCAAAGAAGCTTTTGAAAGACCGGAGAATTTGAGCATAGCAACAGATTGTGATAGCTATAATTCAGATAGTTCAAATGATGATTCGGTTCCAGACGAGCTTGATTTTTAA